CTGAAAAAATTAAATGAACGAAAGCGAGAAGAATGTCCAATTAGTGAGCTTGTGATTGGTGTTCAATGCGGTGGAAGTGATGCTTTTTCAGGGGTAACAGCTAATCCAGCAGTAGGATATGCTTCAGATTTATTAGTGAAAGCGGGGGCAACCGTACTATTTTCTGAAGTAACTGAAGTTCGAGACGCCATTCATCTTCTAACACCTAGAGCCATTAATGAAGAAGTAGGTACAGGATTAATACGCGAAATGAAGTGGTACGATCACTATTTATCTAAAGGAAATACCGATCGTAGCGCCAATCCATCTCCTGGAAATAAAAGAGGTGGACTTTCAAATATTGTAGAAAAAGCGTTAGGTTCAATTGTGAAATCTGGAACATCACCAATCGTGGATGTCCTTGCACCTGGAGAAAAGGTTCGAAAAAAGGGGCTAGTATTTGCTGCTACACCTGCAAGTGATTTCGTTTGTGGAACACTTCAGGCAGCATCAGGTATTCATTTGCAAGTTTTTACAACAGGAAGGGGTACTCCGTATAACTTACCTGTCGTACCAGTTATAAAAGTTTCAACTCGCAGTTCCTTAAAGAGAGAATGGAATGACTTAATCGATTTAGATGCTGGAACCATTGCAACAGGAGAAGAAACGCTTGAAGAGGTTGGGCAAAGACTCTTTGAATCAATCATTCGTGTTGCAAGTGGTGAAGAAGAAACGTGGGGAGATAAATGGGGTATCACAAATGATATTACGTTATTTAACCCTGCTCCAATTACGTGAT
Above is a genomic segment from Lysinibacillus sp. PLM2 containing:
- the garD gene encoding putative galactarate dehydratase (L-threo-forming), with translation MVVSTKPLYIKVHPDDNSAIVVNDGGVEAGSRFDSGVEAIEKIPQGHKISLETIEEGGIIRRYGEIIGYAVKRIEKGSWIRESMLTLPTPPSLENLSISTNVNDVKVEQTNRTFKGFKNSNGTVGTKNILGITTSVQCVVGVLDFAVQKIKTELLPLYPNVDDVVALKHAYGCGVAIQADDAEIPIRTITNLSTHPNFGGEVMVVGLGCEKLQASVITNDASSILLLQEKTGFQNMVEDILKMADEKLKKLNERKREECPISELVIGVQCGGSDAFSGVTANPAVGYASDLLVKAGATVLFSEVTEVRDAIHLLTPRAINEEVGTGLIREMKWYDHYLSKGNTDRSANPSPGNKRGGLSNIVEKALGSIVKSGTSPIVDVLAPGEKVRKKGLVFAATPASDFVCGTLQAASGIHLQVFTTGRGTPYNLPVVPVIKVSTRSSLKREWNDLIDLDAGTIATGEETLEEVGQRLFESIIRVASGEEETWGDKWGITNDITLFNPAPIT